In the Silvanigrella aquatica genome, GATTATCTTTTTATTTGGAATCTAAAAATAATCCATTTTTTTATTCATTTAAAAAAATGGTTGATGAATTATTGGATTGTTTATCTACGTTACTTAAGTTAAATGCACATATAAAAGCCTGTATTGCATTGTGCTCAGAGGATGAGAGAGAGTATAGTTTATATAAGGACAAATTTTTAGATAGATGTCTTATCTTGAAGAAAGATAAAAATTATGAATGGACATCTTATGAGGCAATAGCAAAAAGTAAAATTACAATAAGTATTAATTCAACAATGCTAGAAGAAGCTTTGGATCTGAATTCAATACCGCTAGGATACAATTCAAGTGGAGATCCTTTACTTAATGCTTCTTTACCAGATTTGTATCTTGCAAACAGTAAAGAACAATTCACAGAAAAAATACATCATAACTTATTAGTTAGTTCAAATTTAGATTCGCTGGATATTTCTGATTTAAAAACTTCTAATACAATTCCTGCATATAAAGTCATACAAAATGCGGTGAAATTTGGAATAGGAGATTCTCCTCAGTTATTTGAAGAATATTTAGATCAATTTTCTTATTGCCAGAAGTAAATAAAAAGTTGTTTCCATATTCTTTTGCCATGAAACTTTACAAATTAACACTGCTTTTCTCTAAACTGTTTCCATTTTCTAAAAACACTCTGGTTTAGACTACTTGCTTCTGGGTTTTTTTGAAAAAAATTATATATGCCATTAAAAGACAAATCTTGAGTAATTAATTGGTATTCAATAATTTTTTCAATTAATAAAGTGTCTTTTATTTCATCAACTTCAAGATGATGATTTGGTAAATAATATTTACCATTTGCCCTGCTATTATATATTTTGAATATATCAGGGTGTTTACGGATGAATAAAGTAGCATGTTCAAGTTCTTCAGATGAGCTAACTAACTGATAAGATTTTTCTAAAGTTTCAAATTTAAATACTTCTACTTCCATTCCGGGAGGAAAAGTAGTTTCAAGAGTGTTACTTACGAAATCGAAATCTTGCATTAAAAATGTTAATATCATGTAATCAATAATTTCGGGACAAATTAAGGGGCCATCGCCGTATATATTAACTCCGATAGTTGCTTTAGATTGTGCTAGTGCTTCTTTAATACGCTCTAAAACGTGTTCTTTTGAACCTCTGTAGCAACTAACTCCGTATTTATTGCAGAATACTTCAATGGGATTGTCTACTGTTTCATGACTAGTTGCTACAATAATATCATCAATATAATATGTGGATTTAACACGATCTAAAAGATGCTCTAGTAAAGGTTTACCATGGATATTAAACAGAGTTTTACCAGGTAAACGAACTGAATCCATACGTACTGCAATTACAGCCACAATTCTTTGATTCATTATTTTAATTAAACCTATTTTGAACGATTAGAAAAATGATTTAAAAAATATTTATTTTCTGGATTTAAGGTAACAATGTATTTTTAATTTAAATCCAGAGCTGAAATCATGTGATCATCATGAATGTCGCGAACAGCCATTTTTCCTATCAAATCATTTATATTATTAGGAGGTAAACCTGTTCCTGGTCTTTTACAGATCAAGTCTTCCATTTGGATAATTTTTCCTTTAGGAATAAAATGAGCAGACACTATACTTCGACGCGCAAATTTTCTTGCTTCTTTTTCTTCATCTGCAACATTTTTAGAATTATTACCTAGCAGGGAAGAAATAAATTCAATATTATTTTTAAATATTTTAAGGTCATTAACATCCATGGAATGATAATGATCATTGCCAGGTAAGGTTTTGTCATGAGTAAAATGTTTTTCAATTATCAAAGAGCCGAGAAGCCACGCGGATGTTATGACCAACATTTGATTATCTGGTTTGGTATGGTCAGAATAGCCAACAACATGCTTTGGAAATACTTTTTTTAGATATGGAATAACGTTAAGATTGGCTGCTTCAAAGTTACAAGGGTAACTTAATACGCAATGAAGAATCGCAACGCTTTTTGCGCCATTTTCTTCAAGGATATTTAGAGCGTATTCAATTTCAGGAAGATTAGAGGCACCAGTAGATAAAATAATAGGTTTGTTTTTTGAAGCTATTTTTTGTAACAAAGGAACATTAGTAATGTCGGCCGAGGCAATTTTAAAAACAGGGACATAAGGATCAATCCAGTCAACGGCTTCTAGATCAAATGGTGTTGACATAAAGTCAATTCCAATTTCACGGCAATAATTAGCGATTTCTATATATTGCTCTTCACCAAAAGAGTCATATTTTTTAAAAAGATCAAACTGATTTGAAATGGTTTCTTCGGCTGTATTCCAATAGGAAGGGCTATTTTTACATGCTAATTTTTCAGCTTTATAAGTTTGAAATTTTATCGCATTTGCTCCTCCATCTTTGGCTAAACGAACTTGTTTCTTAGCTATATCCATATTGCACTCGTGATTTACACCAACTTCAGCAATCAAATATGGATTTTTACTTTTTGAACTATCCCAATTTCCTATTTTCATTTTTATATTCCTATTTTCTCAATTCAATTAAGGCTAATTGTACACGTTTGATCATTTCATCAAAATCGTCATGACTCATCCACTCATGAAATGGAAAAGAAATCATATTATCAAAAAATTTATCTGTATTTGGACAACTAGCTTCAGACATATTACTCTTTTGAAAAATTGGGTAACGATATAGAGGATAGTATTGAACAACTGTTTTTAATTTATAAGTATTAAATAATGAACTAATCAAATCATCTCTAGACTTTCCATAAATTTCACTGTCATAATAAGCGGTCATTAAATGCCAAGCATGCTTGCTTTGAGGCTGAATTTTTTGAAATATTAATTCTGGAAAATTTTTAAAAGATTCCAGAAATTTATTTGCGCGTTGTGTACGTTTCTCAATAATTTGATCATTACGCTTTAATAAAGCACTTCCTAGAGCGGATGGAACTTCTGCCATACAAAAATTATAAGGCCAAATACCTTGTAAATCAAAATCAACATTCGACATGGCAGGTTTCCAATAATATTCTTGATTTTCAAATGGACGTAATCCATTATGCCGTAATCCTGGAACCATTTTAGCTAAATTCGGATCTTTAACCCAAAGCATTCCGCCTTCACCTAAAGTTGAAATATTTTTGTGTGTATGAAAGCTAAAACAAGAAAAGTCACCAAATGTTCCTAGTTTTTGATGATTTAATTCTCCTCCTAATGCTTGAGCTGCATCCTCAATTAAAATTATGTCATGATTGCTACAAAGCTCTTGCAGTTCTTGCATAGGCGCTGCATTGCCATAAAGATGAACAGCCATTAACGCTTTGGTTTTTGGAGTAATAAGTTTTCTTATATTTTCAATATCGATTACGCGAGTGTGAAAATCAATATCCGCCCATTTAATCACACATCCCAAACGAGCAAAAGATATTGCTGAAGCAACAAATGTATGAGCAGGAATAATAACTTCATCGCCTTTTTCAAACTGACAAAGTATTGCAGCTAATTCTATAGCGGCGGTTGCGCTTGAAACTGCATAGGCGTGCCCGTTTTGTCCTAGGTAATTTTCAAAATCTTTTTCAAATTGTTTTTGGTATTGTCCTTGAGTTAAAGGATCGGCTAATGTTGCTACTTCAGTAATTAATTTTAGCTCTTCACTGGTATATTGTTGGCCTCTGCCACTCCAATTAATAATTTTTTCCATTTTTGTAAGCTTCCGAGTGTTTTTTGTTAATTTTAAGATCAAATTCTGCTTTTTTTTCAAGATCTTTCGTCATATTTTTTTCGTGCAAACGATAACGATACAAAGGCAATGGAATTCGTGTAATACCATATTTCTTAGAAAAACGCTCTTTTAGATCAACTTCCTCATTAATTAAAAAACTTTCATCATACAAACCAATTTCTATTAATTGTTCAATACGAAACATGATTCCACAGCCAATTGGATCTTTTTCTGAATTACATCTTCTAATAACATCTTCCTTATCATCAATTAAATAATAATCACAGCAGACAGCGTCAAATTCATGATTCATTTCTAAAAATAAGCTTAAAATAAAAAGATAATCTTTATTGACAAAATCATCCGAATCTAAGCGAACAATATATTTTCCTTGAGCGTTACGAATTCCTTCATTTAGAGCTGATGGCAATCCCAAATTCTGTGAGAGATTTATTATTTTTATTTCTTCTTTAAATAAATTTAAGACAAAACTCGTTTTGTCGGTGCTGTGGTCATTAACAACTATTATTTCGTATTGATCATGATGTAGAGTCTGCTTAAGTATAGATCTTAAACAACGAGCTATGTAGAGCTCGCCATTATACACAGGAATTATAACGGAAACTGCTAAATTATTTTTCATGGATCACATCATTTTAAAGAGATTAACAACTTTGTCTAGTGTTAAGATATTTTCAAAATCCTCTCCTAAAGCATTTATAAGAGGCTTTTGATGACAAATAGATGATTGGTATAATTTTAAATACTCTTCATTTGAAAGATTTTTTGTAATCCCCGTAGGTAGGGTATAATTATTTTTTTCTTTATAAGACATAAAGAGATTATACTCCTTTGGATAGTATTCTTCCATAGCTTGCATCACAATACAGTTGGCAACACTATGAGGTGTTCCAAAAACTGTACTAAGACCTGCCGATAATGGATGAATGATTCCTACATAACTATTCGCTATAGCACTACCACCCAAAAACGATGCTAACATAGCTTTTTCTAGATTGACATCGCTCATAGGATCATCAGAGGAAAAAATGTCATCAATTAATTTTAATGCTTGCTGTGCATAAGCGTCTGAGAAAGGACTTCTAAAAAAACCATTAAGTAATTCCATGCAATGAAAAAATGCGTCCATCACCGTGTAGAAAAATAAATTTTTAGGAATGGATTTTAATAAATTTGAGTCACAAATAACTTCCTTAAAAACACTGTACTGAGAGTTCATGCCAAGTTTTAAATTTTTAACTTTATTTAGCAAAACGCATGTTTTAGAGCTTTCAGCGCCTGTCCCTGGCAGAGTTGGAATTCCAACTGTATATAGGGAAGGATTATTGAGTAAATCCCAGCCTTGGTATAAAGCCGCCGAACCAGGATTCGTGTAAAGGTTTGCAAGAGCTTTTGCGATGTCAAGAGACGATCCTCCTCCTATGCCTACCACGCATTCTAAATTAATTATGTTGCGTACTTGTAAGGATAGTTCGTCAACATAATCAACAGATGGTTCTGTTGAGGTATCCACACTTATGAGACTGAAATTATTATTTTTCAAAATATTTAAAGAGGCATGATTAATAAGATTTTTATCTATAATAATTAGATTATTTTTAAAATTATCTAAAATACTGCTCAATTCTGAAAGTGAGTTTTTACCAAAATGAACCTTAGGAACATGATATATTGTTGACATTAAAATCTCCGCTTTAGAAAACCACTTAGAAATTTAACCACAATACTTCAACTTCGCTTAAAGGTGAAGCTAATGTGATCCTAAAAGCTGGACTATTTCATGGATAATGATATATCATGTTAAGACTGGGTAAGCAAGATTGAAGTTTTTAGCAATGATAAATTATTTTTTAAAGTAACTTTATTAAAAATTTTGTCCTTTTAAACTAGGAATAATAGCAAAATGCTTTTAGTTACAACTCCTATTGAAAAATTTTGGGATGCTAAGAAAGATATTTTATTTTTAGGTGAATATTGTAAACACTACAGTCGAAAAGAATATTGGCAGACTTTAAATTTTAGCACTTTCCATACTATTTGGAGTGATTCAAGTAAAAAGAAAATTTATGCAAATTATTTAAATTCCATTCAAGAAAAAACTATTGAATATCTCGTTGAAAAATTAAATGAAGTTCATGGAACAAAATTTTCTAAGAGATACTGGAGAATTTTATTAACCCCTTTTTTAATGCACTATATTCCAAATTTTTTTGACAAATATATTCATATTCTTGAAGTAAAAAAAATGTTTCCCCATAATCTTTCAACAATAATACTTAGTGAAGAGTCATTTTTTGATATTAATCTTGCTGAAGAATTCATTTCAGAAATGGTTAAAGATGAATGGAATTTACAAATAACATCACAAATTATTCAAAAAATTGGTGATATAAAGATATGTGATATTAAAAAATTAGAAAGAAAAGATCAGAAAATAGGGTTAATGTATGAATTGAAGTGTTTTTTAAAGAATATTATTACATTTCTATTAATGTTTATTTTAAGAAAATCTTCTATTAGAAATTTTTGTCAGCAATTGCCATTAATACAATCTTTTTCCTTATATTTTTTTTCTTTTTTTGAATTTGTACCTTGTAAAAAAATTAAAATAAAAAAAAATAAATATTTGAAAAACAATATGGAAATGCGAAGTATTTTTTCTTCTTATAAAGATGTAAATGACGATAAATTTTGCGATATTTTAATGCAAAGTTTTGAAAAAAATTTTCCATTGCAATTTATTGAAGGATTTGAATATTATTTTAAAAAAGCAAAATTTTTATACGGAAGCAAATGTCCTAAAGTAATAATTCAGGATACATCAATTTATTCAGATTCACTTTTTGCAATGTGGTTTGCATATTGTATTGAAAAAGGTACAAAATCAATTGGATTTCAGCATGGTGGTGGATATGGCGATCGTTTGTATAATCCAAGCCAAAATTTTGAATTAAAGGTTAATGATTATTACATTTCTTGGGGCTGGAAAAAAGAGGGTTACAATATTCTTCCACTTCCTAGCCCTATCATATACATTCCTCAAAAAAAATTAATTGAAGTAAACAATAATAAAGATATTATGTTAGTTGGAACTGTTATTCCTCAACATTTTATACGTTATGATTGCCAACCTATAGATTTGCAATTTTTAGAATATTTAAATTGGGAATTACGTTTTTATCAATCAATTTCTAAAGAAATATCTAGTAATTTTTATATTAGAACTTACCCTGTAGATTATAATTGGAACATAAAAAAAAGACTTTTAAATAATTCAGTAAGAGTAAATTCAAAGAAAAATTTTCAAGAAGCGTTACTTAATTGTAAAATTTTTGTAAGCGATAATTTAAATACTACATTTCTTTATTCTTTAGCTATTAATAAACCAACCATATTATTTTGGGATCAAAATTTGTGGGAAAGCACAAGTGAGGCTTTGCATTATTATTCTATTCTTGAGAAGGCGGGTATTTTTCATAGAAACCCTGAATCAGCCGCGTTAAAAATTAATGAGATATATTATTCAGTTGATTTGTGGTGGAAGTCTGAAGAAATACAAAAAGCAAGATTATTATTTGTTGAAAATTATGCTAAGACATCAGACTGTTGGGAGAGAGTCTGGGTAAAAGAAATCAAAAATTTAATTAGATATTAAGTATTAATTCGAATTATTATTAAGGGAAGTTTTTATGAAAGTATCATTAGGCAGTTGGTTAACGGTATTACATCCAACCATCGTTGATTTGATGACAGATCAAAAACTAGATTGGTTTTGTGTTGATATAGAGCATTCCCCTACTTCTTATTTAGACTTACAAAATTCAATTTCAACAATTCAATTAAAAGGAAAAAAAGCTTTTGCGAGAGTAGCACAAAATACGCATTATCATTTGAAGTTTCCTTTAGACGCTGGCGTCGATGGTGTCATTATTCCAATGGTAAATTCTGCTGAAGAAGCAAGACAAGCTGTTTCTAATTGTTATTATCCTCCTAAAGGAAATAGAGGTGTTGGTTTAGCAAGAGCACAAAAATATGGATTTGCTTTTCAGGAGCATTTGCAGTCAAATCTTAAAGATTTGACTGCCATTGTTCAAATTGAACATTTTAAAGCAGTTGAGCAAATTGATTCTATTTTAGATATTGATGGAGTTGCAGGGGTTTTTATTGGCCCTTATGACTTGAGTGGTTCTATGGGAATTCCAGGACAATTTGATCATCCTAAAATGAAAGAAGCAATTCAAAGGATATCAAATGCAACAATAGCAAGAAATAAAATTCTTGGTGTGCATATTATTTCTCCAAAGTTTGAACAAGTAGAAGAGTTTGCTCAAATGGGATACAATTTTATTGCTTTTAGTATTGATACTCTTTTTTTGGGAACAGCAATACGTGAGGAACTTTCAAAAATAGGACGTTAATTCGTTACCATGATTAAGGATGTTATGTTACATTTACTCCTCTAAATATCTTAAATTTAAATATATTTTTTAACAGGGGAATTTAATGGAATATGAAAAAATAAGTTGTGATTTTTGTGGTAGCCCTGAAAACTCTGTAGTTGCTAGTCAGACAGATCTTTTATATAAAACGACGAAAGATACTTTTAATGTTGTTAAGTGTAAAGACTGTAATTTGCACTTTACAAATCCGAGGCCTGACGCAAATACAATTGGTAATTTTTATGTCCAAGATTATTCTTTTCATAGTTCAAGAAATTATATAAAATATTTATTTGATAAAGTTCTTGGTTTGATAGCGAATTCTTTTTTCGTTTTATTTTTTAATCCTTTTTCTTTTTTTAATCCATATCTGATCCAAAGAATGAAACCAAAAATTCCAGACCCAGTTTTAACTAGAATTAAAATTTTAAAAAACACAAAGAGACAAAAAATTCTAGATATTGGCTGTGGTAGCGGAACTAATTCACATTTTTTTGGAGCAAAAGGGAGTTTAAACTATTATAAAAAATTTGCCGATGTAATGGGCTGCGAATTTTCTGAAAATGCTCGTAATAATTTAAGTGAATTAGGAATTTTTTGTTATCCTTTCATTGATAAAATTCCTAGTAGTGAAAATTATTTTGACATTATTCGTATGAACTGGTCTTTAGAACACGTTGACAAGCCTAGTCATTATTTTAAATTTATAAAAGAACATTTGGCAAAAGATGGGATTGCCGTTATTTGTATTCCAAATAATGAAGGTCATGTTTATCAAAATTATCCAAATTGTTTAGAGCTTCCCATACATTTTTATCATTTTAATATAAGTGATATTTTTAAGTATGCAGAAAAATATGGGCTTAAAATAAAAAATGTAAATACCTTTTCATATCCGGGATTATATTATTTTTCTAGTAAATTTTACCCAAGTTTAAGTCATTATAAAAATATGTCGATTTTTGATGCTTGGAAGATGAATAAATTATTAAACAAATCATATACTGAAAATGGGAATGATATGATTGTAATTTTGGGTCTATAATATTTTATTAAATTTTTAAAATAAACTCCTTCGGTATTGCATTCGTATAATCGAGTGCATGTTGATGAGTGGACTAAAATGATCTACAATACAATTGTCTTTCGAAATGATTCTCTTTTACTAAAAATACCTATTTGTGAAGAACTATAAAAGTTAGGATTTTTTTTACTATGCACATTTGTATTATTCCTGCTCGCATGGGCAGTTCACGATTTCCAAATAAACCTTTAGCTCCCATTTTAGGAATACCCATGTTAGGTCATGTGGCATTAAGGTGTAAATTAGAACCCTTATTCGATCTTGTTGCTGTAGCGACTTGTGATCAAGAGATCTTTGAGTATTGCGCAAGTATTGGTGTGAAAGCAGTAATGACTTCCAATAGGCACGAAAGAGCTTCGGATCGCATACAAGAAGCACTTATTTTTTTAGAAAAAAAGCTAACTGAAAAAGTAACATCAGTAACTATGGTTCAGGGAGATGAGCCCATGGTTACTCCAAGCATGTTAAAAACAGCTCTTTCTGCATTATACTCAAGTAAATCAAATATTGTAAATTTATGCTCTGAAATTGAAACAATTGAAGAATTTTGTTCGCCAAATTGTGTAAAAGTGGTTTTAGACAAGAATCAATATGCTCTTTATTTTAGTAGAGAAGCAGTACCAAGTATTTCTAAGTTTAAGGGAAAAATTAAACCTCTAAAACAAGTTTGTATTATTCCTTTTCAAAGAAATTTTCTAATTGAATATAGTAATCTTCCACCCACTCCTTTAGAGGAAATCGAATCAATAGATATGTTAAGAGTACTAGAGCATGGAATGAATATTTATTGTGAAATAATCAATGAAAAGTCGTGGCCAGTCGATGTTCCTGAAGACATCATTCGAGTTGAAAAAGCGTTGAGTACTTGTCCCTTGCTTTCTAGGTATATAAAATGAATAATAATGTCATAGCAGTTACATCACCCTCTTTTTCACAATCCTCTGTTCTTGTGAATGAATTAACTTCATTAGGATGTAGGGTGGTTTTAAATTCTTCTGGTATTCGTTTTAATGAAACAAATTTAATTGAATTTATTAATTCTTGTAAAGCAAATGCAATTATAGTTGGCTTAGAAAAAATAAGTGAAACTGTTTTGACAACTTGTAGAAGTGTAAATTTTATTAGTAAATTTGGAGTTGGACTTGATAATTTAGACTTAAGTGCTTGTGAAAAAAATGGGATTAAAATTGGTTGGACTTCAGGATTAAATAATAGATCTGTTACTGAACTTGTTCTTGCTTTTTCTTTGGGGCATTTAAGAAATTCAACTAAGGCTATTTATCAAATGTCTAAAGGAATTTGGAATAAAAATGGGGGAAAGGAACTTTCAAATTGTACATTTGGAATTGTAGGAATGGGAAATATTGGCACGGATCTTGCTAAAGTTTTAAGTGCGTTTGGTTGTCATATTTTATTTTATGATATTTTAGATAAATCCACGAATGAGGATGTTACTAAATTAGGATTGAAGCAGGTATCATACCAAATTTTATTAAAAAACTCTGATGTTATTTCTTTTCACGTTCCTTTAACTAAGGAAAGTCAATATATGTTTTCTACGAAACAAATAGAATTGGTAAAGCCAGATTGTTTTATAATTAATACATCTAGAGGTGCTGTGATTGATTTTGAAAAAGTTTGTTCAGCAGTTCTAAATAATAAAATAAGTGGATTCGCTTCAGATGTATTTATAGAAGAGCCTTATGACGTTAGTTCTTGGTCTGAAGTTCCAAATTTATATTTTACTCCACATATAGGTGGAAATTCAAAAGAAGCTGTACTAAATATGGGGCGTTCCGCTATTAATCATATTGCAAATTATTTTGGTGTAAAACACAATGAAAAATGAAAATTCTGAAATTAAAATTATTGTATTTGGTGGATCGGGATTTTTGGGGAGTCACGTTAGTGAAGAATTAGTTGCACGCGGCTATAAAGTTACAATATTTGATTTAAACAGTTCAAAAATATTTTATAAAAATCAAGTTGAATTTATCAAATCAGATATACTTGATAAAAAATCCGTTATTGACGCATGTGAACTTCATGACATCGTATATAATTTTGCTGGCCTAGCTGATATAAATGTCGCAAAAGATAATCCAGAATTAACTGCGCAATTAAATATAATGGGAAATTTAAATATTTTAGAAGCTTGTCGAATTCATCAGATTAAAAGATTTATTTTAGCAAGTAGTATTTATGTTTATAGTGAATCTGGATCATTTTATAGAATAAGTAAGCAAACGAGTGAGAAATTTACAGAATTATATTCTGAAAAATATGGAATTTCTTTTACTATACTTAGATATGGTTCACTTTATGGTCGAAGAGCGGATTTTAGAAATGGTTTGTATCGTCTCATTCATCAAGCCATAACAACTGGGAAGATAACTTATTCAGGTACGGGTGAAGAGTTAAGAGAATACATACATGTTTCAGATGCGTCTGTAGCGAGTGTCAATATTTTAAGCCCAGAGTTTAGAAATCAACACGTTGTGATTACAGGACATCAATCCTATAAAGTTTCTGACATTATGAAAATGATCTCTGAAATTTTAAGGTACAAGTTAAATATAACTCTCGACTTTGCAAATGAAGATATAGATTCACACTACAATATAACTCCTTATGCATATAAACCTCGAATTGGAAAAAAATTAGTAGTAAATCCTTTTGTTGATATAGGACAAGGAATTCTTGACTGTATAGATGAAATATCAATTGAAAAAGGTTTTTTAAATGAATCGAGTCAATGAAGAAAACTTTTTTTTTCCATCTTTAAAATGGAAATACGTTTCGTATTTTTGGGGACCATCAGCGCCTGCTTACGGTGGTGGTAAAAAAGTAGAGATAAAAAAAGAGAGAGATATTTGCTGCGGTGACTCAAGCAATAGTCTTACTTTTACAGCAGGTAATCACATAGGCACGCATTTTGACTTCCCTCTACACTTTGATAAAAATGGGAAAAATGTTTTAGATTATGAAGCTTCTTTTTTTATTCATTATAAGATTTCTGTAATTAAATTAGATATAAATTCAGGAAATTTAATTAGTGTATCGGATATTAGTAAAAAAGAAGAAGAAATTGATAAAGAGACAACATTATTATTAATAGATACCGGTAGCTCATTAAATAGAGATGAAGAAAAATATTGGAAAAATGGAATTGGTGTAAACTTAGATGTAGCTAATTATCTTAGGGAAAAATATTCTAACTTAACAACGATTGGGCTTGATACAATTTCATTATCTGCTTTTCAAAATAGAGATATCGGACGTTTAGTTCATAAAGAATTTTTGTGTCACGATAAACCAATTTTAATTATAGAAGATCTTAATTTAAATGCGATTAATAACATAAAACCCAAAGTTGTCATTGCTTTGCCATTGAGAATTGAAAATGCAGATGGTGCTCCCGCTACTATAATTGTGGGGTACTAAATGTATAGACATATTTTTTTAGATTTTGATGGAGTTATTGTTGATTCAACTAAATTAAAACATGATACCTTTATTTCACTAGTAGAAGATGAAAAAAAAGGAATGGACTCTATTCTTGATAATTTATTAAAAAATAAACTAATTGGTGCTGAAAGAAATATTATTTGCAAATGGATTATAGAAAATACTGATTCTGATAAATCAATAGAAAAATTAACTTATAAATTTGCAAAAAAGATAGATAGAAAAATATTAGAATTAAATTTAACCGAAGGTTTTAAAGAATTTATTAATAGCATTAAAAATAAAAATTATACAAATTTATCAATAATTTCTAATGCCCCAATGAATGATATAATCTCTTATCTAAATTTTTTTTCAATATCTAATGAGTTTACTTATATTGTTGGATTTGAAGAAGGGATCTCAAAAGCAGATCGAATTTTTAGAATCATGAATAAAATAATTTTATCTTCTGATGAATGCCTTTTTATAGGAGATACTCCTTCCGATTTTTTAGCGGCTAAAAAATGTAATATTTCATTTATTAGAATCGAAAGTTTTTTAGGAAATAATTGTTTGTGGGATGAAAAAATTTTAACTTGTAAAAATTTTTTCGAAATAATTAATCTAATAGAAAGAAGAAAAATAAACTTATGATGAAACAAATTTTTAGAAAATGTATTCAGGAAACATCTAAGTCATTTTTTTCAAAAGCTTCTACTGTAACAACAACGTTTTTAGAGTCAGCCTTATCACGTTACGATATTTCTTTAGGTGATAAAAAATTAAGTTTCTATTGCCCTAATAGATTAACTCTTTGGAGAGCACAAACCCTTTTTTCAAAGGAACCAGATACAATTGAATGGATT is a window encoding:
- a CDS encoding NAD-dependent epimerase/dehydratase family protein, yielding MKNENSEIKIIVFGGSGFLGSHVSEELVARGYKVTIFDLNSSKIFYKNQVEFIKSDILDKKSVIDACELHDIVYNFAGLADINVAKDNPELTAQLNIMGNLNILEACRIHQIKRFILASSIYVYSESGSFYRISKQTSEKFTELYSEKYGISFTILRYGSLYGRRADFRNGLYRLIHQAITTGKITYSGTGEELREYIHVSDASVASVNILSPEFRNQHVVITGHQSYKVSDIMKMISEILRYKLNITLDFANEDIDSHYNITPYAYKPRIGKKLVVNPFVDIGQGILDCIDEISIEKGFLNESSQ
- a CDS encoding HpcH/HpaI aldolase family protein, giving the protein MKVSLGSWLTVLHPTIVDLMTDQKLDWFCVDIEHSPTSYLDLQNSISTIQLKGKKAFARVAQNTHYHLKFPLDAGVDGVIIPMVNSAEEARQAVSNCYYPPKGNRGVGLARAQKYGFAFQEHLQSNLKDLTAIVQIEHFKAVEQIDSILDIDGVAGVFIGPYDLSGSMGIPGQFDHPKMKEAIQRISNATIARNKILGVHIISPKFEQVEEFAQMGYNFIAFSIDTLFLGTAIREELSKIGR
- a CDS encoding NAD(P)-dependent oxidoreductase encodes the protein MNNNVIAVTSPSFSQSSVLVNELTSLGCRVVLNSSGIRFNETNLIEFINSCKANAIIVGLEKISETVLTTCRSVNFISKFGVGLDNLDLSACEKNGIKIGWTSGLNNRSVTELVLAFSLGHLRNSTKAIYQMSKGIWNKNGGKELSNCTFGIVGMGNIGTDLAKVLSAFGCHILFYDILDKSTNEDVTKLGLKQVSYQILLKNSDVISFHVPLTKESQYMFSTKQIELVKPDCFIINTSRGAVIDFEKVCSAVLNNKISGFASDVFIEEPYDVSSWSEVPNLYFTPHIGGNSKEAVLNMGRSAINHIANYFGVKHNEK
- a CDS encoding class I SAM-dependent methyltransferase, encoding MEYEKISCDFCGSPENSVVASQTDLLYKTTKDTFNVVKCKDCNLHFTNPRPDANTIGNFYVQDYSFHSSRNYIKYLFDKVLGLIANSFFVLFFNPFSFFNPYLIQRMKPKIPDPVLTRIKILKNTKRQKILDIGCGSGTNSHFFGAKGSLNYYKKFADVMGCEFSENARNNLSELGIFCYPFIDKIPSSENYFDIIRMNWSLEHVDKPSHYFKFIKEHLAKDGIAVICIPNNEGHVYQNYPNCLELPIHFYHFNISDIFKYAEKYGLKIKNVNTFSYPGLYYFSSKFYPSLSHYKNMSIFDAWKMNKLLNKSYTENGNDMIVILGL
- the kdsB gene encoding 3-deoxy-manno-octulosonate cytidylyltransferase, which translates into the protein MHICIIPARMGSSRFPNKPLAPILGIPMLGHVALRCKLEPLFDLVAVATCDQEIFEYCASIGVKAVMTSNRHERASDRIQEALIFLEKKLTEKVTSVTMVQGDEPMVTPSMLKTALSALYSSKSNIVNLCSEIETIEEFCSPNCVKVVLDKNQYALYFSREAVPSISKFKGKIKPLKQVCIIPFQRNFLIEYSNLPPTPLEEIESIDMLRVLEHGMNIYCEIINEKSWPVDVPEDIIRVEKALSTCPLLSRYIK
- a CDS encoding HAD family hydrolase yields the protein MYRHIFLDFDGVIVDSTKLKHDTFISLVEDEKKGMDSILDNLLKNKLIGAERNIICKWIIENTDSDKSIEKLTYKFAKKIDRKILELNLTEGFKEFINSIKNKNYTNLSIISNAPMNDIISYLNFFSISNEFTYIVGFEEGISKADRIFRIMNKIILSSDECLFIGDTPSDFLAAKKCNISFIRIESFLGNNCLWDEKILTCKNFFEIINLIERRKINL
- a CDS encoding cyclase family protein, with amino-acid sequence MNRVNEENFFFPSLKWKYVSYFWGPSAPAYGGGKKVEIKKERDICCGDSSNSLTFTAGNHIGTHFDFPLHFDKNGKNVLDYEASFFIHYKISVIKLDINSGNLISVSDISKKEEEIDKETTLLLIDTGSSLNRDEEKYWKNGIGVNLDVANYLREKYSNLTTIGLDTISLSAFQNRDIGRLVHKEFLCHDKPILIIEDLNLNAINNIKPKVVIALPLRIENADGAPATIIVGY